One Sporomusaceae bacterium ACPt DNA window includes the following coding sequences:
- the lysC gene encoding Aspartokinase has protein sequence MALIVKKFGGSSVATPEKIMAVAKRVLQEKNVDDKVVVVVSAMGDTTDDLISLAEAITDQTYGREMDMLLATGEQVSIALLAMAFAKLGHPAVSMTGFQAGITTNETFNKAKITGINPDKVWKELNAGKIVIVAGFQGITNDGEITTLGRGGSDTTGVALAAGLKADHCEIYTDVDGIYSSDPRVVPTARKMKEITYNEMLEMARLGAGVMHPRSVELGKHYGMPIHVRSTFTHESGTFIREEYTMEEKEFVIRGVTHDTNVAKIAVLGVPDRPGIAYKIFSALAAANIDVDMIVQSVRAVDKHIIDMVFTIAQGDVPQAKTILEKLSAEMEFSGVIIDEKVAKVSVVGAGMLGNPGIAAATFGALADAAINIEVISTSEISISCLIQADKVKEAVNAIHARFFPA, from the coding sequence ATGGCACTGATTGTAAAAAAATTTGGCGGGAGCTCAGTAGCCACACCAGAAAAAATCATGGCGGTCGCCAAGCGGGTACTGCAAGAAAAAAACGTTGATGACAAGGTTGTCGTTGTAGTGTCAGCAATGGGAGATACTACCGACGATTTGATAAGTTTGGCAGAAGCCATAACCGACCAGACTTATGGCCGGGAGATGGACATGTTGCTGGCTACCGGTGAACAAGTATCAATTGCGCTGTTAGCCATGGCATTTGCCAAACTGGGCCATCCTGCTGTATCCATGACTGGTTTTCAGGCTGGCATCACTACAAACGAAACCTTTAACAAGGCCAAAATTACCGGAATTAATCCAGATAAGGTTTGGAAAGAACTGAACGCCGGAAAAATAGTGATAGTAGCCGGTTTCCAGGGGATAACTAACGATGGTGAAATAACTACCTTGGGTCGGGGCGGTTCTGATACTACCGGGGTGGCATTGGCAGCCGGATTAAAAGCCGACCACTGCGAGATTTATACTGATGTAGATGGTATTTATTCTTCGGATCCCAGGGTCGTCCCGACAGCCAGAAAGATGAAGGAAATAACATACAATGAAATGCTGGAAATGGCCCGGCTTGGCGCCGGGGTTATGCATCCGCGCTCGGTTGAACTGGGAAAACATTATGGCATGCCAATTCATGTCCGCTCCACTTTTACGCACGAATCAGGTACATTTATCAGGGAGGAATATACGATGGAAGAAAAAGAGTTTGTAATACGTGGCGTAACACATGATACCAATGTAGCAAAAATTGCTGTGTTGGGAGTGCCTGACCGACCTGGTATTGCTTATAAAATATTCTCGGCTCTGGCCGCGGCCAACATTGACGTGGATATGATTGTTCAGAGTGTTAGGGCGGTTGACAAACACATCATTGATATGGTATTTACTATAGCTCAAGGCGATGTTCCACAAGCCAAGACCATCTTAGAAAAACTCAGTGCTGAGATGGAGTTTAGCGGTGTAATTATTGATGAGAAGGTGGCTAAAGTATCAGTGGTAGGCGCAGGTATGCTGGGCAATCCGGGAATTGCCGCCGCTACTTTCGGAGCGTTGGCTGACGCTGCTATTAATATTGAAGTTATAAGTACTTCGGAAATTAGCATTTCCTGTCTCATTCAAGCTGATAAAGTCAAAGAAGCTGTCAACGCCATTCATGCCCGTTTTTTTCCTGCCTGA
- a CDS encoding Putative superoxide reductase, with product MKLADLVQSADWKAEKHVPVIDAPDKVKAGEKVAVEVCVGKEIAHPNTTEHHIRWIKLYFKPDNGKFAHEIAAFEFAAHGESVEGANKGSVYTEAFGRVVMKLNVSGTFVAEAYCNIHGLWENSKVIVVEE from the coding sequence ATGAAACTTGCTGATTTAGTTCAAAGCGCTGATTGGAAAGCTGAAAAGCATGTACCGGTAATTGACGCGCCCGATAAGGTGAAAGCTGGAGAAAAAGTCGCTGTTGAAGTATGTGTCGGTAAAGAAATTGCTCATCCAAATACTACTGAACATCATATTCGTTGGATAAAACTTTATTTTAAACCGGATAATGGCAAATTTGCCCATGAAATTGCAGCTTTTGAATTTGCTGCTCACGGTGAATCGGTTGAGGGTGCAAATAAAGGATCTGTATATACCGAGGCATTTGGCAGAGTCGTTATGAAACTTAATGTTTCCGGTACATTTGTTGCTGAAGCTTATTGTAATATTCATGGCCTTTGGGAAAATTCTAAGGTTATTGTTGTCGAAGAATAA
- the fba gene encoding Fructose-bisphosphate aldolase, which translates to MPLVTSKEMFKKAYEGQYAIGAFNVNNMEIIQGIVDAAKEEQAPLILQVSAGARKYAKHIYLVKLVEAALEDSGLPICLHLDHGEDFEICKSCIDGGFTSVMIDGSKLPFEENIALTKKVVDYAHERGVVVEAELGRLAGVEDAVNVSAKDATYTDPDQAVEFVQRTGVDSLAIAIGTSHGAYKFKGECKLDFDRLETISKLLPDFPLVLHGASTVLPEFVEKCNTYGGQIKGAQGVPEDMLLRAGKLGVCKINIDTDLRLAMTASIREHFAKNPADFDPRQYLKPAREAIKSMVKHKIRNVLNCSGRL; encoded by the coding sequence ATGCCATTAGTCACTTCGAAAGAAATGTTTAAAAAGGCTTATGAAGGGCAGTATGCCATTGGCGCATTTAACGTCAATAATATGGAAATTATCCAGGGTATTGTTGATGCCGCCAAAGAAGAACAAGCCCCGCTCATCCTCCAGGTATCTGCCGGTGCCCGTAAATACGCCAAACACATCTATCTTGTCAAACTGGTAGAAGCGGCGCTGGAAGACTCTGGCCTGCCGATCTGCCTGCACCTTGATCATGGCGAAGATTTTGAAATCTGCAAATCATGTATTGATGGCGGTTTTACTTCGGTGATGATTGACGGTTCAAAACTACCGTTTGAAGAAAATATTGCTCTGACCAAAAAAGTAGTAGACTACGCCCATGAACGCGGCGTTGTCGTTGAAGCTGAACTCGGCCGTCTGGCTGGTGTTGAGGACGCCGTCAACGTCAGTGCTAAAGACGCCACCTATACCGACCCTGATCAAGCTGTTGAGTTCGTTCAACGCACCGGGGTAGACTCATTGGCCATTGCCATTGGCACCAGTCACGGCGCTTATAAATTTAAAGGCGAATGCAAGCTCGATTTCGATCGTCTTGAAACCATATCAAAACTGTTGCCTGATTTCCCGCTGGTACTCCATGGCGCTTCTACCGTTCTTCCCGAATTTGTGGAAAAGTGCAATACATATGGCGGTCAAATTAAGGGAGCGCAAGGTGTGCCGGAAGACATGCTGCTGCGCGCCGGTAAACTGGGCGTGTGCAAAATTAACATTGATACCGATCTCCGCCTGGCCATGACCGCTTCCATCAGAGAGCACTTTGCCAAAAATCCGGCTGATTTTGACCCGCGTCAATACCTCAAACCAGCCCGGGAAGCTATAAAAAGCATGGTCAAACATAAAATCCGCAATGTCTTAAATTGCAGCGGCCGCCTGTAG
- the ftsH_4 gene encoding ATP-dependent zinc metalloprotease FtsH translates to MRYIEIIIGVAAGILIFLAIQGVDVLPVIFFAGLLAAFFYANMKRTDSGGKFFAIHSKDMAEQQLVSFDDIGGQEMAKGELCEALDFIKDVDRIKTLGIRPLKGILLNGPPGTGKTLLAKAAAHFTGSAFLAASGSEFIEMYVGVGARRVRQLFNQARTLAKRSNKQSAVIFIDEIEVLGGKRGQNAGHMEYDQTLNELLVQMDGISDKDDIRILVIGATNRIDILDPALLRPGRFDRHVKVDLPDKKGRIKILELHTRNKPLAQDVSLEDVANDTFGFSGAHLESVVNEAAILAFRENAAALTAEHLRSAVEKVIMGEKLDRIPSKEEKNRIAIHETGHALLSEYTNPGSVASVNVVSRGNALGYVRQTQPEDMYLYTIDYIKGKIAVAIAGAVAEELFLGARSTGAANDFKQATDLAKQIVFGGMSELGIVSPEDVPKELLHNAITSIIKAVECQVKTRLMDKQEAFKKIVDILLAKEYISGAEFRTLLNEAEQTA, encoded by the coding sequence ATGCGCTATATTGAAATTATTATTGGTGTAGCGGCAGGCATACTTATCTTTTTAGCCATACAAGGTGTTGATGTGTTGCCGGTGATTTTTTTTGCCGGTCTATTAGCGGCGTTTTTCTATGCCAATATGAAACGTACCGACAGTGGCGGCAAATTTTTTGCTATTCATTCTAAAGACATGGCTGAACAACAATTAGTGAGCTTTGATGATATCGGCGGTCAAGAAATGGCTAAAGGTGAATTATGCGAAGCGCTTGATTTTATCAAAGACGTTGATCGTATTAAAACTTTGGGGATTCGTCCGCTAAAGGGTATTTTGCTTAATGGCCCGCCTGGTACAGGGAAAACGCTTCTGGCTAAAGCGGCAGCGCATTTTACCGGTTCGGCGTTTTTAGCAGCCAGCGGCTCTGAGTTTATTGAAATGTATGTAGGTGTAGGGGCGCGGCGGGTACGCCAATTGTTTAATCAGGCCCGTACACTTGCCAAGCGCAGTAACAAACAAAGTGCGGTAATCTTTATTGATGAGATTGAAGTGCTTGGCGGCAAGCGAGGTCAGAATGCCGGCCATATGGAATACGATCAGACTTTAAACGAGCTATTGGTGCAAATGGATGGAATATCTGACAAAGATGATATCCGCATATTGGTTATCGGTGCTACCAACCGGATTGATATTCTTGACCCGGCACTTTTACGTCCAGGCCGCTTTGACCGCCATGTTAAAGTTGATTTGCCGGATAAAAAAGGCCGGATTAAAATTCTTGAACTGCATACCCGCAACAAGCCATTGGCTCAGGATGTTTCACTTGAAGATGTGGCCAACGATACTTTTGGTTTTTCCGGGGCACATCTTGAAAGTGTAGTCAACGAAGCCGCCATCCTGGCCTTTCGGGAAAACGCCGCTGCGCTTACTGCTGAACACCTACGCAGTGCGGTCGAAAAAGTAATTATGGGTGAAAAACTTGACAGGATTCCCAGCAAAGAAGAAAAGAACCGTATTGCGATCCATGAAACCGGACATGCACTCTTGAGCGAATATACCAACCCGGGTTCAGTTGCCAGCGTCAATGTGGTATCGCGTGGCAATGCCCTGGGATATGTGCGTCAGACTCAGCCGGAAGACATGTATCTGTACACTATTGACTATATTAAAGGAAAAATTGCTGTTGCTATTGCCGGGGCTGTTGCCGAGGAATTGTTCCTCGGCGCGCGGAGCACGGGTGCGGCCAATGATTTTAAACAAGCAACCGATCTGGCCAAACAAATTGTGTTTGGCGGCATGTCTGAGCTAGGTATTGTTTCGCCTGAAGATGTGCCTAAAGAACTATTGCACAATGCCATTACCAGTATTATAAAAGCTGTTGAATGTCAGGTAAAAACCAGGCTTATGGACAAACAAGAAGCTTTTAAGAAAATTGTCGATATTCTACTTGCAAAAGAATATATTTCAGGCGCCGAATTTCGTACTCTCCTAAACGAAGCAGAACAAACCGCCTGA
- the fabHA_2 gene encoding 3-oxoacyl-[acyl-carrier-protein] synthase 3 protein 1 yields the protein MNEKSVGILGIGSYVPEKIVTNKDLEKILDTSDEWIVDRTGIRERRIAEAGEATSDLATKAAEKALLDAGVSAEEIDIIIVATVTPDMLFPSVACLVQNNLKAIKAAAFDITAVCTGFMYGLVMGSAFIKSGTYKKVLVIGAETLSKITDWTDRNTAILFGDGAGAAVLGETSPGVGILGVDLGADGTGGDLLKVPAGGSKQPASAETISNNLHFIHMNGNEVFKFAVKVMGETAIKALENANLSPADVTYLVPHQANTRIIQSAAKRLALPMEKVLVNIDKYGNTSAASIPIALDEGIKSGRIKNGDILVLVGFGGGLTWGASVIKWCK from the coding sequence ATGAACGAGAAATCCGTAGGTATTTTAGGCATAGGTTCATATGTCCCAGAAAAGATTGTTACGAATAAAGATTTAGAAAAAATTCTTGATACGTCTGATGAATGGATTGTTGATCGTACCGGCATCCGGGAGCGGCGTATTGCAGAAGCCGGGGAAGCCACCTCCGATTTAGCCACAAAAGCGGCTGAGAAGGCATTACTAGACGCGGGGGTTAGTGCCGAAGAGATCGACATAATCATTGTTGCAACTGTCACGCCGGATATGCTGTTCCCTTCTGTCGCCTGTTTAGTCCAAAACAATCTTAAGGCGATTAAGGCGGCAGCCTTTGACATCACAGCTGTTTGCACAGGTTTCATGTATGGTCTTGTTATGGGGAGTGCATTTATTAAATCAGGTACTTACAAGAAAGTGTTAGTTATCGGTGCGGAAACCTTATCAAAAATTACGGACTGGACGGACCGGAATACAGCTATCCTGTTCGGAGACGGTGCGGGAGCCGCCGTTCTAGGTGAGACTTCACCGGGAGTTGGAATTCTCGGCGTAGATTTGGGGGCGGATGGCACTGGTGGCGATCTTCTAAAAGTACCTGCAGGCGGCTCTAAGCAGCCCGCATCGGCAGAAACAATTTCGAATAATCTCCATTTTATCCACATGAACGGTAATGAAGTCTTTAAATTTGCAGTCAAAGTTATGGGGGAAACCGCAATCAAGGCTCTTGAAAACGCAAACCTGTCACCGGCAGACGTTACCTACCTTGTGCCGCACCAAGCAAACACACGTATTATTCAATCGGCTGCTAAACGTCTTGCCCTTCCAATGGAAAAAGTCCTCGTCAATATTGACAAATACGGCAATACTTCGGCGGCTTCTATTCCAATTGCTCTTGACGAGGGTATTAAAAGCGGCAGAATCAAGAATGGTGATATACTTGTGCTCGTGGGTTTTGGTGGAGGACTGACCTGGGGGGCAAGTGTAATTAAATGGTGCAAATAA
- a CDS encoding IS66 family transposase ISSwo2, protein MQTQAQLEEENAELKKRVQELEALNKWYMEQLKLLRQKKFGASSEKSKRDDQEQLNLFNEAEAERQPIAVEPDVETISYQRKKGKRGENIKDLPVEVIEYTLPEGEQTCPACGEELHVMSKEVRKELTIVPAKVKVIEHVNYVYGCRNCEKNNIETPIITANAPKALLPKSMVSAELMAYIMSQKFVNAMPLYRQEQEFKRLGVTLSRQNLSNWVIKGVALLEPLLAALKKELLSRDLLHADETTLEVLCEPGRPAQTDSYMWLYRTSGDTDHPVVLYDYQEGRSGQFAKAYLAGFSGYLQTDGWHGYHKVEEAGVTLCGCWAHVRRKFNEALVGPAAKQPDSKEAIGLAYCNKLFDVEKKAEHMTPEERHKLRQKEAKPIIEEFYKWIEACWADTLPQSLLGKALTYAQNQKKYLTAYLADGRIEISNNRAERSIKPFVIGRKNWLFCNTPGGAKSSAAVYSIIQTAIENGLNPQAYLEYAFRQIQLQDTLCIEKLLPWAEEIPVSCKMPNKKA, encoded by the coding sequence TTGCAAACACAGGCACAGCTTGAAGAAGAAAATGCGGAATTAAAGAAACGCGTTCAGGAATTGGAAGCGCTCAACAAGTGGTATATGGAGCAGTTGAAGCTGCTTCGCCAAAAAAAGTTTGGCGCTTCTTCGGAAAAAAGTAAACGCGATGACCAGGAACAGTTAAACCTCTTCAATGAGGCGGAAGCTGAGCGCCAACCGATTGCTGTGGAGCCGGACGTGGAAACCATCAGTTATCAGCGCAAAAAGGGTAAACGCGGAGAAAACATAAAGGACTTGCCGGTAGAAGTGATTGAATATACTCTGCCAGAAGGTGAACAGACCTGCCCTGCTTGCGGTGAAGAGCTGCATGTTATGAGCAAGGAAGTACGTAAGGAATTGACGATTGTTCCGGCAAAGGTCAAGGTTATCGAGCACGTAAACTATGTATACGGTTGCCGAAATTGCGAGAAAAACAATATAGAGACGCCGATCATCACGGCTAACGCGCCGAAAGCGTTGCTGCCTAAGAGCATGGTATCCGCCGAGCTTATGGCCTATATCATGAGCCAAAAATTCGTCAATGCTATGCCGCTGTATCGGCAGGAGCAGGAATTTAAGCGGCTTGGCGTAACGCTTTCCCGCCAAAACCTGTCCAACTGGGTTATTAAAGGTGTCGCACTTTTGGAGCCTTTGTTAGCAGCCCTAAAAAAAGAGTTGCTTTCAAGGGATTTGTTGCACGCCGATGAAACTACTCTGGAAGTGTTGTGTGAACCCGGCAGACCGGCACAGACAGATTCCTATATGTGGTTATATCGAACGTCCGGGGATACGGATCATCCGGTTGTGCTCTATGACTACCAGGAAGGGCGCAGCGGGCAATTTGCCAAGGCGTACCTTGCAGGGTTTTCCGGCTATCTTCAGACCGATGGTTGGCATGGCTATCACAAGGTAGAAGAAGCCGGTGTAACCTTGTGCGGCTGTTGGGCACATGTTCGGAGAAAATTCAATGAAGCCTTGGTCGGCCCTGCGGCTAAACAGCCGGATAGTAAAGAAGCGATAGGTCTTGCCTATTGCAATAAGCTTTTCGACGTTGAAAAAAAGGCCGAGCACATGACGCCGGAAGAACGGCATAAACTAAGGCAAAAAGAAGCTAAACCAATTATCGAAGAGTTTTATAAATGGATAGAAGCTTGTTGGGCTGATACCTTGCCGCAAAGTCTACTGGGCAAGGCGCTTACCTATGCCCAAAATCAGAAAAAGTATCTGACAGCCTATTTGGCCGATGGCCGCATCGAAATATCGAATAATCGTGCGGAGCGATCTATCAAGCCTTTTGTGATTGGACGAAAAAACTGGCTGTTTTGCAATACGCCTGGTGGCGCAAAATCGTCCGCCGCTGTTTACAGCATAATCCAAACGGCCATAGAAAACGGATTAAATCCACAAGCTTATCTGGAATATGCCTTTAGGCAAATCCAACTGCAGGATACGCTCTGTATTGAAAAACTACTTCCGTGGGCTGAAGAAATTCCTGTAAGCTGTAAAATGCCTAATAAAAAAGCATAA